In the Ramlibacter tataouinensis TTB310 genome, one interval contains:
- the dapD gene encoding 2,3,4,5-tetrahydropyridine-2,6-dicarboxylate N-succinyltransferase encodes MTQQLQQIIDNAWDNRASLSPKAAPKEVADAVEHVVAELNNGHLRVATRQGVGQWTVHQWIKKAVLLSFRLKDNALMKAGELAFFDKVPTKFAHLTPEELAATGVRVVPPAVARRGSFIAKGAILMPSYVNIGAYVDEGSMVDTWATVGSCAQVGRNVHLSGGVGLGGVLEPLQANPTIIEDNCFIGARSEIVEGVIVEENSVVSMGVYIGQSTPIYDRATGETSYGRVPAGSVVISGSLPKDGGKYSLYAAIIVKRVDAQTRAKTSLNDLLRP; translated from the coding sequence GCCAGCCTGTCGCCCAAGGCGGCACCGAAGGAAGTGGCCGACGCGGTCGAGCATGTGGTCGCCGAGCTGAACAACGGGCACCTGCGCGTGGCCACGCGCCAGGGCGTGGGCCAGTGGACGGTGCACCAGTGGATCAAGAAGGCGGTGCTGCTGTCCTTCCGCCTGAAAGACAATGCCCTGATGAAGGCCGGCGAGCTGGCCTTCTTCGACAAGGTGCCCACCAAGTTCGCCCACCTCACGCCCGAGGAGCTGGCCGCCACCGGCGTGCGCGTGGTGCCGCCGGCCGTGGCGCGCCGCGGCAGCTTCATCGCCAAGGGCGCCATCCTGATGCCCAGCTACGTCAACATCGGTGCCTACGTGGACGAGGGCAGCATGGTGGACACCTGGGCCACCGTGGGCAGCTGCGCCCAGGTCGGCAGGAACGTGCACCTGTCCGGCGGCGTGGGGCTGGGCGGCGTGCTGGAGCCGCTGCAGGCCAACCCGACCATCATCGAGGACAACTGCTTCATCGGCGCGCGCTCGGAGATCGTCGAGGGCGTGATCGTCGAGGAGAACTCGGTCGTCTCCATGGGCGTGTACATCGGCCAGAGCACGCCCATCTACGACCGCGCCACCGGCGAGACCAGCTACGGCCGCGTGCCCGCCGGCTCGGTGGTGATCTCCGGCAGCCTGCCCAAGGACGGCGGCAAGTACAGCCTGTACGCCGCCATCATCGTCAAGCGGGTCGACGCGCAGACGCGGGCCAAGACCAGCCTGAACGACCTGCTGCGCCCTTAA